From Planctomicrobium piriforme, a single genomic window includes:
- a CDS encoding carboxypeptidase-like regulatory domain-containing protein, giving the protein MPTSRPSFALRIQAMLPHWRRFEAVRPAEFEPSRRAALSKLLGMAPVLAFSRLLQAESYSRRGLPPRACDLLLQNGTLTGRYVTEKGNGVSHAMATLRSGGQRLSTQATDNEGGFAFTGVESGLYEVAVGNRSEFVRAWNPAAAPAGVWPTLILVQDGRTIGASGPYAAVGLMGPGGSPADLAGIREPGQRLGGGAEFRRLQHP; this is encoded by the coding sequence TTGCCGACTTCCAGACCATCCTTCGCGCTGCGAATCCAGGCGATGCTGCCGCACTGGCGGCGCTTCGAGGCCGTTCGCCCGGCAGAATTTGAGCCGTCGCGTCGAGCGGCGCTGTCGAAGCTCTTGGGAATGGCCCCGGTGCTGGCATTCTCGCGGCTGTTACAGGCGGAGAGCTATTCTCGACGCGGGCTCCCGCCGCGAGCCTGCGACCTGCTGCTGCAAAACGGGACGCTCACCGGCAGGTATGTCACGGAAAAGGGAAACGGCGTCTCGCATGCGATGGCGACGCTGCGCTCTGGCGGGCAACGACTTTCGACTCAGGCCACTGACAATGAGGGCGGATTCGCCTTCACCGGAGTGGAATCAGGCCTGTACGAGGTGGCGGTGGGCAATCGTTCTGAGTTCGTACGAGCCTGGAATCCGGCTGCAGCCCCGGCCGGCGTCTGGCCGACTTTGATACTGGTGCAGGACGGCCGGACGATCGGTGCGTCTGGCCCGTATGCGGCGGTCGGATTGATGGGACCAGGCGGAAGTCCGGCAGATCTGGCAGGCATTCGAGAGCCCGGTCAACGGCTTGGAGGCGGCGCCGAATTTCGGAGGCTGCAGCATCCTTGA
- a CDS encoding type II secretion system F family protein, with product MAVSILKPKSEFAGILRETETFAVANDPSFGNQLNGWFDRLMLQSGMALSPAMVLALCICSGLTFGGLAFVWQENLLTTAMAAFIGFLVPILVAMVVRSRRQNQILRQMPAMIDELARAARTGRSLENCLGIVAHDTPNPLGAELRHCTRKLALGLSIDESLKELPLRTGLIATSVLATALSVHRQTGGDLVSVLSRLSETLRDRIQFQGRLKAATAASRATAILMITLPPAILAFFVFRDPGYITALFESSWGMRSTVLAFILEIIGVVWVIRVLQTSARG from the coding sequence ATGGCCGTTTCCATACTCAAGCCGAAATCGGAATTCGCAGGCATTCTGCGTGAAACCGAAACATTCGCGGTCGCCAACGATCCGTCATTCGGCAATCAGCTCAATGGCTGGTTCGACCGCCTGATGCTGCAGTCGGGCATGGCACTGTCGCCGGCGATGGTGCTGGCGCTGTGCATCTGCTCCGGCCTGACGTTCGGCGGTCTGGCGTTTGTCTGGCAAGAGAACCTGCTGACGACCGCGATGGCGGCATTCATCGGGTTCCTCGTGCCGATTCTCGTGGCGATGGTGGTCCGCTCGCGTCGCCAGAACCAGATTTTGCGTCAGATGCCGGCCATGATCGACGAACTCGCTCGTGCCGCCCGTACTGGTCGCAGTCTCGAAAACTGTCTGGGCATCGTGGCACACGATACTCCGAATCCGCTGGGCGCCGAACTGCGTCACTGCACTCGTAAGTTGGCGCTTGGTTTGAGCATTGATGAATCGCTGAAGGAACTGCCGCTACGAACCGGATTGATCGCCACCAGCGTGCTGGCGACGGCGTTGTCCGTGCATCGTCAGACCGGGGGCGACCTGGTGTCGGTGTTGTCGCGATTGTCCGAAACACTGCGCGACCGTATTCAGTTCCAGGGTCGGCTCAAGGCGGCCACTGCCGCCAGCCGTGCGACCGCAATTTTGATGATTACCTTGCCGCCGGCCATTCTGGCGTTCTTCGTCTTCCGCGACCCCGGCTATATCACCGCGTTGTTTGAATCGAGCTGGGGCATGCGGAGTACGGTACTTGCCTTCATTCTGGAAATCATCGGCGTCGTGTGGGTCATTCGCGTGCTGCAGACCAGTGCCCGCGGTTGA
- a CDS encoding inositol monophosphatase family protein — protein sequence MDFNQLPPELSLAKLAAQQAGDILMDYLERGFTIREKGESDLVSEADVSAEQAILKLIRDTFPTHEILAEESQTELLGDSVPEHLWIVDPLDGTTNFAHGIPHFAVSIAYLHHGKAQCGVVYNPARQDWYLAALGEGAWWNGSRLAVGEQTSLSNCLIGLGFYYDRGAMMEATLATIHKLFKTGIHGVRRFGTASLDLAQVARGFYGAFFEYQLSPWDFAAGRLLVEEAGGRCTTATGSELPFKKTSVLASNGHLHDTMLQIIDETAGQLFRK from the coding sequence ATGGATTTCAACCAGCTCCCTCCGGAACTGTCTCTCGCCAAACTGGCTGCCCAGCAGGCGGGCGACATCCTCATGGACTACCTCGAGCGCGGATTCACAATTCGTGAAAAAGGTGAGAGCGATCTCGTTTCCGAAGCCGATGTCAGTGCGGAACAGGCAATCCTCAAACTGATTCGCGACACTTTCCCGACTCATGAAATTCTGGCGGAAGAGTCGCAAACTGAACTGTTGGGAGATTCAGTCCCAGAGCATTTGTGGATCGTCGACCCGCTCGACGGCACGACCAACTTCGCTCATGGCATCCCGCACTTCGCGGTCTCCATCGCCTATCTCCATCACGGAAAAGCCCAATGCGGCGTTGTGTATAACCCGGCCCGGCAGGACTGGTATCTCGCCGCCCTTGGCGAGGGGGCATGGTGGAACGGTTCGCGACTGGCTGTTGGAGAGCAGACATCGCTGTCCAACTGTCTGATCGGTCTGGGGTTTTACTACGACCGCGGCGCGATGATGGAGGCCACGCTGGCGACCATTCACAAACTCTTCAAGACCGGCATCCACGGCGTGCGACGCTTCGGCACCGCCTCGCTCGATCTCGCTCAGGTCGCCCGTGGCTTTTACGGCGCGTTCTTTGAATATCAACTCTCCCCCTGGGACTTCGCGGCGGGCCGACTGCTCGTCGAAGAAGCCGGCGGACGCTGCACAACCGCCACTGGCTCAGAACTGCCGTTCAAGAAGACGAGCGTTCTCGCTTCCAACGGGCATCTGCACGACACGATGCTTCAGATCATTGATGAGACGGCCGGGCAGCTATTTCGCAAATGA
- a CDS encoding A24 family peptidase, whose product MLNLSASSIVLIVAVSLFTAAAAFLDLRTKRIPNKLTLPMFFAGWVYQIIVSFMYGWEHLGSAALGFLVGFGLLFVLWFIGGGGGGDVKLMGALSVWLGLKMTLSVLFISTLLVLLATCGVVVWNITKFGMRRTREKYLATGKTPVGTVVRSETRDDKQKRRVMAYAGPVAVATWLVLIWNIPQFEQQSPSAGPAKTGAVQTTGEARP is encoded by the coding sequence ATGCTGAATCTGAGCGCCAGTTCCATCGTCCTCATTGTCGCGGTCTCCCTGTTTACGGCGGCCGCGGCCTTTCTGGACCTGCGGACCAAGCGAATTCCCAACAAGCTCACCCTGCCGATGTTCTTCGCCGGCTGGGTGTATCAGATTATTGTTTCGTTCATGTACGGCTGGGAGCATCTGGGCTCGGCCGCGCTGGGCTTCCTGGTCGGCTTTGGCCTGCTGTTTGTCCTGTGGTTCATCGGCGGCGGCGGCGGCGGCGACGTGAAGCTGATGGGCGCACTCAGCGTCTGGCTCGGTCTGAAAATGACCCTTTCCGTCTTGTTCATCAGCACGCTGCTGGTGCTGCTGGCGACCTGCGGCGTGGTCGTGTGGAACATCACGAAGTTCGGCATGCGTCGGACTCGCGAGAAATACCTGGCCACCGGCAAGACTCCGGTCGGCACGGTGGTGCGATCTGAAACCCGTGACGACAAGCAGAAGCGCCGCGTCATGGCCTACGCCGGTCCCGTGGCCGTGGCAACCTGGCTGGTGCTGATCTGGAATATTCCTCAGTTCGAACAGCAGTCTCCGTCGGCCGGTCCGGCGAAGACGGGCGCCGTTCAAACCACCGGCGAGGCGCGGCCATGA
- a CDS encoding alkaline phosphatase family protein, with protein sequence MTFWKPVVCVLFCLAAPLVSADEPKADRCVILISVDGLANFYLDDLKSQMPTIRGLAKNGARATGGMTASFPTVTWPNHTTLVTGVPPARHGVVGNNYLDRDTGKPVALIVDAFFDKDEIVKVPTVYDAAHNAGLKTSGILWPATRNAKSLDWTVPDMAGEDAWPKYGTPAWLAELREAGLPIEKHGTWGKEPLGGVQRDWLYTRMLSHVLEHHAPNLILIHLVEVDHVEHKFGPRTPEAYWVTSYADDRVRDIVEAVKKSKYADNYTIVLVSDHGFFPIEKEIRPNVLFKKHVAADGKPLVKCVAQGGACMVYILDDARKTELTPLLKEQLLTVDGVEEIFEPSQYDKIGQFTPTADRRAPDLWVAAKSGYAFSDSDAGDDVVAPRAPGGTHGYLPSHDDLQASLILSGAGIESGVDLGHVTNLDVAPTVARLLGINLPTAEGKPLEAALKKTK encoded by the coding sequence ATGACTTTCTGGAAGCCTGTTGTTTGTGTGCTGTTTTGCCTGGCGGCTCCGCTGGTGTCGGCGGATGAGCCGAAAGCGGATCGCTGCGTCATTCTGATCAGCGTCGACGGCCTCGCGAATTTCTACCTCGATGATCTGAAGTCGCAGATGCCGACGATTCGCGGTCTGGCCAAAAACGGTGCTCGGGCGACCGGCGGGATGACCGCTTCGTTTCCCACCGTCACCTGGCCGAATCACACGACGCTGGTGACCGGCGTCCCCCCTGCCCGGCATGGCGTCGTTGGCAACAACTATCTCGACCGCGACACCGGCAAGCCGGTCGCGCTGATCGTCGATGCCTTCTTTGATAAAGACGAAATCGTCAAGGTTCCGACCGTCTACGACGCCGCGCACAACGCTGGACTCAAAACCAGCGGCATTCTCTGGCCTGCTACTCGCAATGCGAAATCGCTCGACTGGACGGTGCCTGACATGGCCGGTGAGGACGCCTGGCCGAAGTACGGCACTCCCGCTTGGCTGGCCGAACTCCGGGAAGCGGGCCTGCCGATTGAGAAGCATGGAACCTGGGGCAAGGAACCGCTCGGCGGCGTGCAGCGCGACTGGCTCTATACCAGAATGCTCTCGCATGTCCTCGAACACCATGCCCCGAACCTGATTCTCATTCACCTGGTGGAAGTTGACCACGTCGAACACAAATTCGGCCCGCGAACGCCTGAGGCCTACTGGGTCACCAGCTATGCCGACGACCGCGTTCGCGACATTGTCGAAGCGGTCAAAAAATCGAAGTACGCCGACAACTACACCATTGTCCTCGTCAGCGATCACGGCTTCTTTCCGATCGAGAAGGAGATTCGCCCAAACGTGCTGTTCAAAAAGCACGTCGCAGCCGACGGCAAGCCGCTGGTGAAATGCGTTGCCCAGGGGGGCGCCTGCATGGTCTACATCCTCGACGATGCCCGAAAGACCGAGCTGACCCCTTTGCTGAAAGAACAACTGCTGACCGTGGACGGCGTCGAAGAGATCTTCGAGCCGAGCCAGTACGACAAGATCGGCCAGTTCACCCCCACCGCCGATCGCCGCGCCCCCGACCTGTGGGTCGCCGCCAAATCGGGTTATGCCTTCTCCGATAGCGATGCCGGCGACGATGTGGTCGCTCCTCGCGCACCAGGCGGCACGCACGGCTATCTCCCCAGTCACGACGACCTGCAGGCCTCGCTGATCCTTTCGGGGGCAGGCATCGAATCCGGCGTCGATCTCGGGCACGTCACGAACCTCGACGTCGCCCCCACAGTCGCCAGACTTCTCGGCATCAACCTCCCCACCGCCGAAGGCAAACCCCTGGAAGCCGCCCTTAAGAAAACAAAATAA
- a CDS encoding CpaF family protein, whose protein sequence is MLAIAEKTNDGSAQFQQLKTQLHRQMVDAIDMSKAGELGETEFRRQLEALATHLCNRPETRLPERDRSRMISELMDEIYGFGPLQKLMDDPAVSDVLVNGHDSVFVERNGLLERTDVRFADNAHLLHFIQRLVGQAGRRIDEVSPMVDAKLADGSRLHAVIPPLALRGPTLSIRRFKTQIVRIEDMVKMGTLAPEMADFLVQVVRARMNILLSGGTGAGKTTMLNNLSRFIPASERVVTIEETAELQLQQADVVGLETRLPNVEGKGLVTPRDLLRNTLRMRPDRIIVGEARGGEVLDMLQAMNTGHDGSMSTVHANDTADALHRLELMIALSGAELPTSIARQYIASAIQIFVHIARLSSGERKVMRISELTGVTNGEFTLEDVFVFRMAGVEKSGKILGSFYATGYEPVCLRRMASKGHEIDARLFAPRELKTGMEYEVDQK, encoded by the coding sequence ATGCTTGCGATTGCCGAGAAAACGAACGATGGCTCTGCCCAGTTTCAGCAACTGAAGACGCAACTGCACCGGCAGATGGTCGACGCCATCGATATGTCCAAGGCCGGCGAGCTCGGGGAGACCGAGTTCCGCCGTCAGTTGGAAGCCTTGGCGACCCACTTGTGCAACCGTCCGGAAACCCGGCTGCCCGAGCGCGACCGGAGCCGGATGATCAGCGAACTGATGGACGAAATCTATGGTTTCGGCCCGCTGCAGAAGCTGATGGACGATCCGGCGGTGAGCGACGTGCTGGTCAACGGCCACGATTCGGTGTTCGTCGAGCGCAATGGTCTGCTCGAACGGACCGATGTCCGCTTCGCCGACAACGCACATTTGCTGCACTTCATTCAGCGGCTCGTCGGTCAGGCTGGTCGTCGAATCGACGAAGTGTCGCCGATGGTCGACGCCAAGCTCGCCGACGGCTCGCGTCTGCACGCGGTCATCCCGCCGCTGGCCCTGCGGGGACCGACGCTTTCCATTCGTCGTTTCAAAACGCAAATCGTCCGCATTGAAGACATGGTGAAGATGGGAACGCTGGCCCCGGAAATGGCCGACTTCCTGGTGCAAGTCGTTCGGGCCAGAATGAACATTCTGCTCTCAGGCGGTACCGGCGCCGGAAAAACGACCATGCTCAATAACCTGAGCCGGTTCATTCCCGCCTCCGAGCGCGTCGTCACGATTGAAGAAACCGCCGAACTTCAGTTGCAACAGGCCGACGTCGTCGGTCTCGAAACACGCTTACCCAACGTCGAAGGCAAGGGACTCGTCACCCCTCGCGATCTGTTGCGAAACACCTTGCGTATGCGTCCCGACCGCATCATCGTGGGCGAAGCGCGTGGGGGCGAAGTGCTCGATATGCTGCAGGCCATGAACACCGGTCACGACGGCTCGATGAGTACCGTCCACGCCAACGATACGGCCGATGCCCTGCACCGGCTCGAACTGATGATCGCTCTCTCTGGTGCGGAACTCCCGACCTCGATTGCCCGGCAGTACATCGCCTCGGCGATTCAGATCTTCGTGCATATCGCCCGCCTCAGCAGCGGGGAACGCAAGGTGATGCGCATCTCCGAGCTGACCGGCGTTACCAACGGCGAATTCACGCTTGAAGACGTGTTCGTTTTCCGCATGGCCGGGGTTGAGAAGTCAGGCAAGATTCTCGGATCGTTCTACGCCACGGGCTACGAACCGGTCTGCCTGCGTCGCATGGCCTCAAAAGGGCACGAAATCGATGCCCGACTGTTCGCGCCGCGGGAACTGAAAACCGGGATGGAATACGAAGTCGATCAGAAGTAA
- the cpaB gene encoding Flp pilus assembly protein CpaB has translation MRRLSPALLTMGMLGIVGLLVVAYVGKKLLAREAPAAVDNRMTVPMALTDLEPGTRVTEAHLAMGPADRSKITRDTVLTNRVLIGRVVKNKISAAQPINTQDLYPPGKNAPLQIDPGMVAVTLQATPPFVAEKGQYVNVHFIPSADPDTERTGGQILTLFQGVKVLDLTATGAMRSQLNVVLELTREQANIILLARDKGTLNYSFAPSGRGNGGIAVNDEDRATLYEILGYTPRPPESPIPPFRTDIFNGTRRGMNSFRDGLFIDQYNQNPIFNQGGGAAPARNNGGNSGGGQQQETGSGSGSGVQSSPPSA, from the coding sequence GTGCGTCGATTGTCGCCTGCATTATTGACGATGGGCATGTTGGGTATCGTCGGACTTCTGGTGGTCGCTTATGTCGGCAAGAAATTGCTGGCACGCGAAGCACCGGCAGCGGTCGATAACCGCATGACAGTGCCGATGGCCCTGACCGACCTCGAACCGGGTACCCGGGTGACGGAAGCCCACCTGGCGATGGGCCCGGCCGACCGCTCCAAGATTACCCGCGATACGGTGCTCACCAACCGCGTGCTGATTGGCCGCGTGGTGAAAAACAAGATCTCGGCCGCTCAGCCGATCAATACCCAGGATCTGTATCCGCCCGGCAAGAACGCTCCGCTGCAGATCGATCCGGGCATGGTGGCGGTGACGCTGCAGGCGACCCCGCCGTTCGTGGCAGAAAAAGGCCAGTATGTGAACGTCCACTTCATTCCCTCAGCCGATCCCGACACCGAGCGGACCGGCGGACAGATTTTGACGCTGTTCCAGGGCGTCAAAGTTCTCGACCTGACCGCCACCGGCGCCATGCGGTCGCAATTGAATGTGGTTCTCGAACTGACTCGCGAACAGGCGAACATCATTCTCCTGGCTCGTGACAAAGGGACGTTGAACTACTCGTTCGCACCGAGCGGCCGCGGCAACGGCGGCATCGCCGTGAACGATGAAGACCGCGCCACCCTGTACGAAATTTTGGGCTACACGCCGCGTCCGCCGGAATCGCCGATTCCTCCGTTCCGCACTGACATCTTCAACGGCACCCGCCGCGGCATGAACTCGTTCCGCGACGGCCTGTTCATCGACCAATACAACCAGAACCCGATCTTCAATCAGGGCGGGGGCGCCGCTCCGGCCCGCAATAACGGCGGCAACTCAGGCGGCGGCCAGCAGCAGGAAACCGGCTCCGGATCTGGCTCCGGCGTACAGTCGAGCCCGCCGTCCGCGTAA
- a CDS encoding type II secretion system F family protein has product MTESKLFIASTDKPVPMNIPQLTPQQITLLSIGLGVVFGVYILYKVVQWARHRSHAAKHAPKMRPKGYAPPVATQPAETMPVATAFHTEAVAPTSILKEEAPVTAAAVASEERSPASEASLRGSNRMTTFWPVEPKTFSKRNLFEDVGAEYPYATTDDYRFGGLTPVMAELLPSSEEGRRETTKTLRNAGYYEPHAWQNFSALRYLGVILPIIVFGALLVVSPEVFEPYLIAGLVIGPALGWALPALAVRSRAKERMRQIEGAMPDMLDLLNMCVSQGMTVPHALGRVSREFAPVYPVLSKELQIVTEQARVGNLSQALTNFSERVDVPEVHSFTSLLIQTEQMGTSVSEALTEYSDSMRESQRQRADEKANAATFKLLFPTVLCLMPAVFLLLMGPAMIELNKFFSNGGIEGLRNQSGQVIEQQR; this is encoded by the coding sequence GTGACTGAATCGAAACTCTTTATTGCCTCGACTGACAAGCCGGTTCCCATGAATATTCCTCAACTGACTCCGCAACAGATCACGCTCCTGTCCATCGGGCTGGGCGTCGTCTTTGGCGTCTACATTCTGTACAAAGTGGTGCAGTGGGCGCGCCATCGCAGTCACGCCGCGAAGCACGCTCCGAAGATGCGGCCGAAGGGTTACGCACCCCCTGTTGCGACGCAGCCTGCTGAAACCATGCCCGTGGCGACGGCGTTCCACACCGAAGCGGTCGCTCCGACCTCGATACTGAAAGAAGAAGCTCCCGTCACTGCTGCAGCGGTTGCCTCTGAAGAACGATCTCCGGCGAGTGAGGCTTCACTTCGCGGTTCCAACCGCATGACCACCTTCTGGCCGGTCGAGCCGAAGACCTTTTCGAAGCGGAACCTGTTTGAAGACGTCGGCGCGGAATACCCGTATGCCACCACCGATGATTATCGCTTCGGCGGCCTGACACCGGTGATGGCCGAACTGCTCCCCTCGTCCGAAGAAGGCCGTCGGGAAACGACCAAGACGCTGCGTAACGCCGGTTACTACGAACCGCATGCCTGGCAGAACTTCTCTGCCTTGCGTTACCTGGGCGTGATCTTGCCGATTATTGTGTTCGGTGCGTTGCTGGTGGTCTCGCCGGAAGTGTTCGAGCCGTACCTGATCGCAGGACTGGTGATTGGACCGGCGCTCGGCTGGGCGTTGCCCGCTCTGGCCGTCCGCAGCCGTGCGAAAGAACGCATGCGCCAGATTGAAGGCGCCATGCCCGACATGCTCGACCTGCTGAACATGTGCGTTTCCCAGGGGATGACCGTGCCGCATGCCCTCGGTCGCGTCAGTCGTGAATTCGCGCCGGTTTACCCGGTCCTCTCGAAAGAACTGCAGATCGTCACCGAACAGGCCCGCGTCGGCAATCTCTCACAGGCACTGACGAACTTCAGCGAACGGGTCGACGTGCCGGAAGTCCACTCGTTTACCTCGCTGTTGATTCAGACCGAGCAGATGGGAACCAGCGTTTCCGAAGCTCTGACGGAGTACAGCGACAGCATGCGGGAAAGCCAGCGGCAACGGGCCGACGAAAAGGCCAACGCCGCGACCTTCAAACTGCTGTTCCCGACTGTGCTGTGTTTGATGCCGGCGGTGTTCCTGCTGCTGATGGGCCCGGCCATGATCGAGCTGAACAAGTTCTTCAGCAACGGCGGCATCGAAGGACTGAGAAACCAGTCGGGTCAGGTGATCGAACAGCAAAGGTAA
- a CDS encoding TadE/TadG family type IV pilus assembly protein: protein MIRQIRSPHRTSARRGGMLSMELVLTLPLLLILLLGIFEFSFLMYARGDVVQASRAGARLATLNGVWPEEVESEVARALGDRFKQAFKVETQMGEFSGDEVIVTVRVPMTAAAPNLLWPMGYNIVGRDLIASTRMVKE from the coding sequence ATGATCCGACAGATCCGAAGTCCGCATCGCACATCCGCCAGACGCGGCGGCATGTTGAGCATGGAACTCGTGCTCACGCTGCCGCTGTTACTGATCTTGCTGCTGGGGATCTTCGAGTTTTCGTTTTTGATGTACGCCCGCGGCGACGTGGTGCAGGCCTCTCGTGCGGGCGCCCGGCTGGCCACGCTCAATGGGGTCTGGCCGGAAGAGGTCGAATCAGAAGTGGCTCGGGCACTCGGAGACCGGTTCAAGCAAGCATTCAAAGTCGAGACGCAGATGGGAGAATTTTCCGGCGATGAAGTCATTGTGACCGTTCGCGTCCCGATGACCGCCGCCGCTCCGAATCTGCTGTGGCCCATGGGATACAACATCGTCGGACGCGATCTGATCGCTTCGACGCGAATGGTGAAAGAATAA
- a CDS encoding Gfo/Idh/MocA family oxidoreductase, with product MTLHRRDFLKSGLVLGAGAFAAPYVLGADKSRKYRTALIGTGWWGMNILSEAMQAGQSKVVALCDVDPNQLAVAADELGGMSSDTPNKYGDFREMFDKEQIEIAIIATPDHWHALQSIAALKHGAHVFIEKPTGHTIQESRSIVNAAHNADRIVQVGLHRRIGPHHVSGMEFLKTPGNLGKVGMVKMFVHGSGGHEAPSANAEPPSGMNWDMYCGPAPLRPYNRKIHPGGFRNFLDFANGQLGDWGVHWLDQLLWWSDGQSPRKIYSTGGRPIAGEPILTEKEQTSDAPDHQVAVYEFENFTATWEHQRFGGTGADQHPFGCYFYGENGVFHMGWRDGWTFYPRDGKKAKVHQDPKFDNIPDGHNVTMLWRNFLDAIESGKKPVADAEIGHRATTLSLLGMLSYKLGRSIEWDGTNEQIPGDAEANKLLRRDYRGEWVYPTV from the coding sequence ATGACTCTTCATCGCCGCGATTTTCTGAAGTCGGGACTCGTGCTGGGGGCGGGGGCGTTCGCGGCGCCGTATGTGCTGGGAGCGGATAAGTCCCGGAAGTATCGCACGGCCCTGATTGGCACCGGCTGGTGGGGAATGAATATCCTCTCCGAAGCGATGCAGGCCGGCCAGTCGAAGGTCGTGGCGCTGTGTGACGTCGACCCGAATCAGCTCGCGGTCGCCGCGGATGAACTCGGCGGGATGTCGTCCGATACCCCTAATAAGTATGGCGACTTTCGCGAGATGTTCGACAAGGAACAGATCGAGATCGCGATCATCGCCACGCCTGATCATTGGCATGCGCTGCAGTCGATTGCCGCGCTCAAACACGGGGCGCATGTCTTCATCGAAAAACCGACCGGGCACACCATTCAGGAGAGCCGCTCGATCGTCAACGCCGCGCACAATGCCGACCGCATCGTGCAGGTGGGGCTGCATCGCCGTATTGGTCCGCACCATGTTTCCGGCATGGAGTTTCTCAAAACGCCGGGGAATCTGGGCAAGGTTGGCATGGTGAAAATGTTCGTGCATGGCAGCGGCGGCCACGAAGCTCCCTCCGCCAATGCCGAACCGCCCAGCGGCATGAACTGGGACATGTACTGCGGGCCGGCGCCGCTGCGGCCCTATAATCGCAAAATTCATCCTGGCGGCTTCCGCAACTTTCTCGATTTCGCCAACGGCCAGCTCGGAGACTGGGGGGTCCACTGGCTCGACCAGTTGCTGTGGTGGAGTGACGGCCAGTCGCCTCGAAAAATCTATTCCACCGGCGGTCGGCCCATTGCCGGCGAGCCGATACTCACTGAGAAGGAACAGACCTCAGACGCTCCCGACCATCAAGTCGCGGTGTACGAGTTCGAGAATTTCACCGCCACCTGGGAGCATCAGCGATTCGGCGGCACAGGGGCCGACCAGCATCCCTTCGGTTGTTACTTCTATGGAGAGAACGGCGTCTTCCACATGGGCTGGCGGGATGGCTGGACCTTCTACCCCCGCGACGGCAAGAAGGCGAAGGTGCACCAGGATCCGAAGTTTGACAACATTCCCGACGGCCATAACGTGACGATGCTGTGGCGGAACTTTCTCGATGCGATTGAAAGCGGCAAGAAACCGGTCGCTGACGCCGAAATCGGCCACCGCGCCACAACGCTCAGCCTGCTCGGGATGCTGTCATACAAACTTGGCCGCAGCATTGAATGGGACGGCACGAATGAGCAGATCCCGGGCGACGCCGAAGCCAACAAACTCCTCCGCCGGGATTACCGCGGGGAGTGGGTGTACCCGACTGTTTAG
- a CDS encoding FAD-dependent oxidoreductase translates to MAERVIIIGSGPAGWAAAIYAARASLEPLVIEGEMTQENWDLGRPPLGQLAITTEVENYPGFPTANLGEYLDRALTKERRSMMAPHKGHGVSGPELMELMRQQAINFGTRTLMEDVTEIDLSQRPFKMRTSGGGEYVAQSVIIATGARANYLGLESEKRFKNMGVSACAVCDGALPRFRDQPLVVVGGGDSAMEESDYLSKFGSKIYIIHRRDSFRASKIMADRAINNPKIDVKWNSVVDEVLGNDETGVTGVRIRGVDDESKTEELKVSGYFAAIGHTPNTEFLNGQLETTSKNYLKWTVPFRTNTSVEGVFAAGDVADDYYRQAITAAGSGCQAALDCERWLSLQGLH, encoded by the coding sequence ATGGCGGAACGTGTCATCATCATTGGTTCAGGTCCGGCCGGCTGGGCGGCAGCCATTTATGCGGCCCGTGCAAGCCTCGAACCGCTGGTGATCGAAGGGGAAATGACCCAGGAAAACTGGGATCTGGGACGCCCCCCGCTCGGGCAGTTGGCGATCACCACCGAAGTCGAGAACTATCCCGGTTTCCCCACCGCCAACCTGGGCGAATACCTGGATCGCGCTCTGACGAAAGAACGTCGCTCGATGATGGCCCCCCACAAAGGGCACGGGGTCAGTGGCCCCGAATTGATGGAACTGATGCGGCAGCAGGCGATTAACTTCGGCACCCGCACCCTGATGGAAGACGTGACCGAAATCGATCTGTCGCAGCGGCCGTTCAAGATGAGAACGTCGGGCGGCGGTGAATATGTCGCACAGTCGGTGATCATCGCGACCGGCGCCCGGGCCAACTACCTGGGGCTGGAGTCTGAAAAACGCTTCAAGAACATGGGGGTCTCGGCCTGTGCGGTCTGCGACGGCGCCCTGCCCCGGTTTCGCGATCAGCCGCTGGTGGTCGTCGGCGGCGGCGACAGCGCGATGGAAGAGTCGGACTATCTTTCGAAGTTCGGCTCGAAGATTTACATCATCCATCGCCGCGATTCGTTCCGCGCCAGCAAGATCATGGCCGACCGCGCGATCAACAATCCCAAGATTGACGTGAAGTGGAACTCGGTCGTCGATGAAGTGCTCGGCAACGACGAAACCGGCGTGACAGGCGTCCGTATTCGCGGCGTGGACGACGAGAGCAAAACCGAAGAACTCAAAGTGTCGGGTTACTTTGCGGCCATCGGTCACACCCCGAATACCGAGTTCCTCAACGGCCAGCTTGAGACCACTTCCAAGAACTATTTGAAGTGGACGGTGCCGTTCCGCACCAACACCAGCGTGGAAGGGGTCTTCGCTGCCGGCGACGTGGCGGACGACTATTACCGCCAGGCGATCACCGCCGCCGGCTCCGGCTGTCAGGCAGCCCTCGACTGCGAACGCTGGCTGTCACTGCAGGGTTTGCACTGA